The following coding sequences are from one Triticum aestivum cultivar Chinese Spring chromosome 5A, IWGSC CS RefSeq v2.1, whole genome shotgun sequence window:
- the LOC123102650 gene encoding rho GTPase-activating protein 2, with the protein MTGVVVVSTGCKGGSVGKKRGGGGGEEAEERERQQLSVLALLLAAVRRSVVACRVERGPDRVAGGGGGCRWGEDDEDAAAPELAEMEIGWPTDVRHVAHVTFDRFHGFLGLPVEFEVEMPPRVPSASASVFGVSAESMQCTYDGKGNSVPTILLLMQERLYGQGGLKAEGIFRINPENDQEEHVRDQLNKGVVPEDIDVHCLASLIKAWFRELPEGVLDSLSPEQVLQCNSEEEFLELVTLLRPTPAALLNWAVELMADVVEEEELNKMNARNIAMVFAPNMTQMSDPLTALMHAVQVMNFLKTLILRTLRERDDVAPGDYTPYSSPASSGRHSDAEYYGSEREMMDRSCELSDMHSQISKSGGQVDYLVRYNTCFDSEQEGDHPLTEAEEVFLDRLESQLEDDRPEGSTSKQHEVSSEIVEMEDDQPELKSETKALEDIEEEEEEECAELLK; encoded by the exons ATGACGGGGGTGGTGGTGGTCTCGACGGGGTGCAAGGGCGGAAGCGTGGGGAAgaagaggggcggcggcggcggggaggaggcggaggagcgggAGAGGCAGCAGCTGTCGGTGCTGGCGCTGCTGCTCGCGGCCGTGCGGAGGTCGGTCGTGGCGTGCCGGGTGGAGCGGGGGCCGGACCGCgtcgccggcggcggtggcggctgccGCTGGGGAGAGGACGACGAGGACGCGGCCGCCCCCGAGCTGGCGGAGATGGAGATCGGCTGGCCGACCGACGTCCGCCACGTCGCGCACGTCACCTTCGACCGCTTCCACGGCTTCCTCGGCCTCCCCGTCGAGTTCGAGGTGGAGATGCCTCCCCGCGTCCCCAGCGCCAG TGCGAGTGTGTTCGGTGTCTCGGCCGAATCAATGCAATGCACCTACGATGGCAAGGGAAACTCGGTCCCCACGATACTGCTGCTTATGCAGGAGAGGTTGTATGGTCAGGGCGGGCTAAAG GCTGAAGGGATCTTTCGCATAAACCCGGAGAATGACCAAGAAGAGCATGTGAGGGATCAACTGAACAAAGGAGTTGTTCCTGAGGACATTGATGTTCACTGCTTGGCAAGCCTCATTAAG GCATGGTTCAGGGAACTTCCTGAAGGTGTGCTGGATAGCCTCTCCCCGGAGCAGGTTCTGCAATGCAATTCTGAAGAGGAATTCCTAGAGCTTGTGACGCTACTGCGCCCCACTCCAGCTGCACTCCTCAATTGGGCTGTTGAGCTAATGGCTGATGTTGTGGAGGAGGAGGAGCTAAACAAGATGAATGCTAGAAACATAGCCATGGTGTTTGCCCCCAACATGACTCAG ATGTCAGATCCTTTGACAGCCCTGATGCATGCTGTGCAAGTCATGAACTTTCTCAAAACATTGATCTTGAGGACGCTTCGAGAGCGTGATGATGTAGCTCCTGGAGATTACACTCCATACTCATCTCCAGCATCTTCCGGTCGGCATTCTGATGCCGAATACTATGGCAGTGAGCGGGAGATGATGGACAGAAGCTGTGAGCTGAGCGATATGCACAGCCAGATCAGCAAGTCCGGGGGGCAGGTGGATTATTTGGTGAGGTACAACACCTGTTTCGACAGTGAACAGGAAGGCGACCATCCCCTCACTGAAGCCGAAGAGGTGTTCTTGGATCGGCTGGAAAGCCAACTCGAAGATGACAGACCAGAGGGAAGCACAAGCAAACAGCACGAAGTAAGCTCCGAGATTGTGGAAATGGAGGACGATCAACCTGAGCTGAAATCTGAAACCAAGGCATTGGAGgacatagaagaagaagaagaagaagaatgtgcaGAGTTATTGAAATGA